A window from Sphingobacterium hotanense encodes these proteins:
- a CDS encoding FecR family protein, translating to MKNIPDIEQLADRFKRGNISKQEFQQLVEWYTSFDDTKAHIETDEPLEQEQLKNRILNSIVQRVQADEVMTGALAGTVRKKNLWLWRAAAILLLFIIAGLSFFQYRRSQQAPMHADAQALTLPTEQARLRLGDGTVIELRPDSNGLISREEITYAQGGVLVDSESIQEKLQRQPIALETPHGKQFRVVLSDGTQVWLNANSVLRYPHRFAQSAREVEVVGEVFFKVAQKSDANGHRIPFRVRTARQHIEVLGTEFNIHDYPGLSYAHTTLLEGKVAVDQAGQRYTLKPDQQWTVQNGKASVRTVATDSYVAWRHGKFDFNNKALDQVLDEVSLWYGISVVYPDGVPQVELTGDAYRDDDFKLILRLLDVAKVSYTLDIPNRKLIIKK from the coding sequence ATGAAAAATATCCCAGACATCGAGCAATTAGCCGACCGTTTTAAGCGGGGGAACATCAGTAAACAGGAGTTTCAGCAACTTGTGGAATGGTATACCTCTTTTGATGATACCAAAGCCCACATAGAAACAGACGAACCCTTGGAGCAAGAGCAGCTTAAAAACCGGATCCTTAACAGCATAGTCCAACGAGTTCAAGCGGATGAAGTGATGACAGGCGCCTTGGCTGGCACTGTGCGGAAAAAGAACCTGTGGTTATGGCGCGCAGCGGCAATCCTGCTGCTGTTCATCATTGCGGGATTATCCTTCTTTCAATACCGGCGTAGCCAGCAAGCCCCAATGCATGCCGATGCGCAAGCGTTGACCCTGCCTACTGAGCAGGCACGGTTAAGGCTTGGTGATGGGACGGTGATCGAGCTTCGCCCCGACTCGAACGGTCTGATTTCCCGAGAGGAGATTACCTATGCGCAGGGCGGAGTCCTCGTGGACAGCGAGTCGATTCAAGAAAAGCTTCAGAGGCAACCGATCGCTTTGGAGACCCCACACGGAAAGCAGTTTCGGGTCGTATTGTCCGATGGAACTCAGGTTTGGCTGAATGCCAATTCGGTGCTGCGTTACCCACATCGGTTTGCGCAATCGGCCAGGGAAGTCGAGGTGGTCGGTGAGGTCTTTTTTAAGGTAGCGCAAAAAAGCGATGCGAACGGTCATCGCATTCCTTTTCGCGTCAGGACAGCACGCCAGCATATCGAGGTCTTGGGCACCGAGTTCAATATCCATGATTACCCGGGTTTATCCTATGCCCATACGACGTTGCTAGAAGGGAAAGTCGCGGTAGACCAGGCAGGACAAAGGTACACGTTAAAACCAGACCAACAGTGGACAGTGCAAAACGGAAAAGCCAGCGTGAGGACCGTTGCTACGGATAGCTATGTCGCCTGGCGCCATGGGAAGTTCGATTTCAACAACAAGGCACTAGACCAAGTGCTTGATGAAGTTAGCCTCTGGTACGGCATCAGTGTAGTCTATCCCGACGGCGTCCCGCAAGTAGAACTGACAGGCGATGCTTATCGCGATGACGATTTTAAGCTCATTCTACGACTATTGGATGTAGCGAAGGTGTCCTATACGCTTGACATACCCAATAGGAAGCTAATTATCAAGAAGTAA
- a CDS encoding RagB/SusD family nutrient uptake outer membrane protein, translated as MKIFYKTMLCLFLGLALSGCQKWLSVTPNDQFAAEDLFVRKEGFFKALNGIYTGMTSSKSYGQELSAGAIDVLARTYHISSSLHDYHTISTYQYTDAENRTIFEGIWKKNFELIANCNVLLDRIPQAPSAVLPEPYYSIVKGEALALRAFLHFDILRLFGPLWEQDAMDSPSLPYVSVSGNQVQPLISGEDYRQAVIEDLGASVTLLSDDPIRSQGVRHSDSPSGDSFLYYRQYRMNYFAVKALLCRAHLWAGEKSKTFELVEEFLKETQQTNQAIFPFTSGSAAVHTTLPDRLFSTEVIFSLFVNSRSDVYNALFSSSLAREKRLSFDMTGTSFDRVAALYDDQNDYRRRIWQIRTDNNLPALVNAKYEPIADAPGAHMIPLIRMSEMLLMAAETSASLEQGVAYLNQVRRNRNCIDLKPDSQDALFRAIVDEFRKETIAEGQLFFFYKRNRLESIPRADRLTGSAAMLLPNYVVPLPESETSIRIN; from the coding sequence ATGAAAATTTTCTACAAAACGATGTTGTGCCTTTTTTTAGGACTAGCCCTATCGGGCTGCCAGAAATGGCTGAGCGTGACTCCAAATGACCAGTTTGCAGCCGAAGATTTGTTTGTGCGCAAAGAGGGATTTTTTAAGGCGCTCAACGGTATATATACGGGAATGACCAGTTCGAAAAGCTACGGACAAGAGCTTAGCGCCGGCGCAATCGATGTCTTGGCAAGAACCTACCACATTTCCAGCAGCCTGCACGATTACCATACCATCAGTACTTATCAGTATACCGATGCCGAGAATAGGACAATCTTTGAAGGAATTTGGAAGAAGAATTTTGAGTTGATAGCCAATTGCAATGTATTGCTCGATCGCATACCTCAGGCGCCATCGGCGGTTTTACCGGAGCCCTATTACTCCATTGTAAAGGGCGAAGCGCTTGCCTTGCGGGCATTTTTGCATTTCGATATCCTTCGGCTCTTCGGTCCACTTTGGGAGCAGGACGCTATGGATTCCCCATCGTTGCCCTACGTTTCGGTGTCGGGAAACCAGGTGCAGCCCCTGATTTCTGGGGAAGATTATCGGCAAGCTGTCATCGAAGACCTCGGAGCCTCCGTGACCCTGCTATCGGATGATCCCATTCGAAGCCAGGGCGTACGCCACTCCGATAGCCCTAGTGGTGATAGTTTTCTCTATTATCGGCAGTATCGAATGAATTACTTTGCGGTAAAAGCGCTGCTATGCAGAGCCCACCTATGGGCAGGGGAAAAAAGCAAGACTTTCGAGCTTGTCGAGGAATTCCTCAAGGAAACCCAGCAAACGAATCAAGCGATCTTCCCGTTTACCTCCGGCAGTGCCGCTGTTCATACTACCTTGCCTGACCGTCTGTTTTCCACGGAGGTTATCTTTTCCCTATTTGTCAATAGCCGGAGCGATGTTTATAACGCGCTATTCAGCTCGTCCCTGGCCAGGGAGAAACGTCTTAGCTTTGATATGACGGGCACCTCCTTCGATAGGGTCGCCGCATTATATGATGATCAGAACGACTACCGACGCAGGATCTGGCAAATCAGAACGGATAATAACCTGCCCGCCTTAGTCAACGCCAAGTATGAACCCATCGCCGATGCACCCGGAGCGCATATGATTCCGCTCATCCGCATGAGCGAAATGCTGTTGATGGCCGCAGAAACCAGTGCTTCGCTCGAGCAGGGGGTCGCCTATTTAAATCAGGTGCGGCGAAACCGAAACTGTATCGACCTTAAGCCCGATAGCCAGGACGCCTTATTTAGGGCGATCGTGGATGAATTTAGAAAAGAAACGATCGCCGAGGGCCAGCTTTTCTTTTTCTATAAGCGAAACCGGCTAGAATCTATACCGCGCGCAGACCGCTTGACGGGCTCCGCGGCGATGCTGCTACCCAATTATGTGGTACCCTTGCCAGAGTCTGAGACATCGATACGAATTAATTAA
- a CDS encoding DUF4843 domain-containing protein yields the protein MEKKRTAIIWICCFMLLWSCKKDYQHYSGPEGVYFGVRYDGHINDQDGPYQSSTHIEFMKLGLQQMDLQIPVLITGASKSYDRVFKISVVADSTTAVPAVHYQELNRQYIMPAYSNGCLVPLRLFCAPDLDTIERRLVLQLDETEDFVGAFSSWDPPLDITGHHPAQKFDATRHTIYLNNIMVKPNQWLGSVLENGEEFNALGAFTRRKMDFITERLGVSYADFASPSSMSVIRIGLISQQLSKILIERFNAGDPVLEEDGRLMYAGQVPWKSYVGIPWKK from the coding sequence ATGGAAAAGAAAAGAACTGCGATTATTTGGATTTGTTGTTTCATGCTCCTGTGGAGCTGTAAGAAAGATTATCAGCATTATTCGGGGCCCGAGGGCGTTTATTTCGGTGTTCGGTATGATGGTCATATCAACGATCAAGACGGACCCTACCAGTCCAGCACCCACATTGAGTTCATGAAATTGGGGCTTCAACAGATGGACCTCCAAATTCCCGTGCTCATTACAGGGGCGAGCAAGAGCTACGACCGGGTTTTTAAGATATCGGTTGTCGCTGATTCAACCACTGCCGTGCCAGCAGTACATTATCAGGAACTGAACAGACAGTATATCATGCCTGCTTACAGTAATGGCTGCCTGGTGCCCTTAAGGTTATTCTGTGCTCCAGATCTTGACACGATAGAAAGAAGGCTGGTGCTGCAACTAGATGAAACGGAAGATTTTGTAGGGGCGTTCTCTTCTTGGGATCCCCCCCTAGACATTACCGGCCATCATCCCGCGCAGAAATTCGATGCGACGCGTCATACGATTTATCTGAACAATATCATGGTGAAGCCCAATCAGTGGTTGGGTTCGGTGCTTGAAAATGGCGAAGAGTTCAATGCTTTGGGGGCATTTACGCGGCGAAAGATGGATTTCATTACCGAGCGATTGGGCGTAAGCTACGCGGATTTTGCATCACCTTCCAGTATGTCGGTGATCCGTATAGGGCTCATCAGCCAGCAGCTGTCCAAAATCCTCATCGAACGGTTCAACGCCGGTGATCCGGTGCTCGAAGAAGATGGCAGGCTGATGTATGCAGGACAAGTCCCCTGGAAAAGCTATGTAGGAATACCCTGGAAAAAATAA
- a CDS encoding mechanosensitive ion channel family protein: MKIPYMDLLGRIVKPMIWIIFWLLLFGLASGQQQDSTLRVDSLSAGDTFTDWKTFIAQKGRILDSIKRNQAWERATPQEAEVDTAIRQLQLLYADMRNFQQALSRVGSNGISQDSMGRPKLQIADSLVQQTDRKDSLLLMEREANYLISEITHQLNLFDKLREEIVLRESRQAPRELWIPRLKKVADKNLTKDGVSAPLLSLSAWHGQFVLLLLSFLYFYWIYKAARTSKQKDELPLYKSQPLHIPILKTALLFLVLFPLSYPTIPVWTLEILFFTIFVILYLLLYKELSSFKRRVIHALFFYYLLLILTNLFLHEGQLIQGIAILANVVGIVILWNFGKKTDKDNPIGFLPMAIVWLLIGCHTASVLLNMLGYLNVARIASLTATLGLVQALSLRTFRDMLLHDLESMFDRPRSDSFFAHMDQTKALRSLDRLIVLCSLALVLVVLLSNLHLSSEAWRHLRLFLQRQLTVAGMGIGYGDLITAGVVLWLANKLQRSLGTFFSRGRSARRGSVVTLLPLVRLVIVVIGFLAALGMLGLGLDKLTVIIGALSVGIGLGLQNVVNNFVSGIILIFERPFKLGDYVELADKKGQVVEIGIRSSTLVADTGARVIIPNGDLLSGRLVNWTLANSETYFNMSLSVEEPVDLASWKKELIALAKSEQEVSPTARVRITTTQIDVQRYLLSIQVALPSELVEVFRGKYLEAIKKSASAKDLKISSTA; the protein is encoded by the coding sequence ATGAAGATACCGTATATGGATTTGTTAGGTCGCATCGTTAAACCGATGATCTGGATTATTTTTTGGTTATTGCTTTTTGGGCTTGCTAGCGGACAGCAGCAGGATTCTACGTTGAGGGTAGACAGCCTTTCGGCAGGAGATACCTTCACTGACTGGAAGACTTTTATTGCACAGAAAGGTCGTATTTTGGATAGCATTAAACGCAATCAAGCTTGGGAGCGCGCCACGCCGCAAGAAGCTGAAGTCGACACGGCGATAAGGCAGCTCCAATTGCTGTATGCGGACATGCGGAATTTCCAGCAGGCGCTCTCACGGGTAGGAAGCAACGGGATATCGCAAGACAGTATGGGTAGGCCGAAGCTACAAATAGCAGATTCCTTGGTGCAGCAGACGGATCGGAAGGATTCCTTGCTGCTGATGGAGCGGGAAGCGAATTACCTGATCAGCGAAATCACCCATCAGCTCAACCTTTTCGATAAACTTCGTGAAGAAATCGTTTTGCGTGAATCCAGGCAGGCCCCTAGGGAACTTTGGATTCCAAGGCTCAAGAAAGTTGCCGATAAGAATCTCACCAAGGACGGGGTGAGCGCACCCTTGCTCTCTTTGTCGGCATGGCATGGACAATTCGTACTCTTGTTGCTGAGTTTCCTCTATTTTTATTGGATATACAAAGCGGCGCGAACATCCAAGCAAAAGGATGAGCTTCCGCTTTACAAGAGCCAGCCCCTGCATATACCGATTCTGAAAACGGCGTTGCTTTTTCTTGTCCTCTTCCCTTTATCCTACCCGACCATTCCCGTCTGGACGCTGGAGATTCTATTCTTCACCATCTTTGTTATCCTGTATCTGCTGCTTTATAAGGAATTATCCAGCTTCAAACGCCGCGTAATCCACGCGCTATTTTTTTATTATCTGCTGCTTATTCTGACGAATTTATTCCTGCATGAAGGTCAGCTAATCCAAGGAATTGCCATCTTGGCTAATGTCGTTGGGATCGTTATTTTGTGGAATTTTGGAAAGAAAACTGACAAAGATAATCCGATAGGCTTTCTGCCGATGGCGATCGTCTGGCTGCTCATTGGATGCCATACGGCCAGTGTGCTACTCAATATGCTCGGCTACCTTAATGTAGCGCGCATTGCCAGCCTAACGGCCACGCTGGGTTTGGTCCAAGCACTTTCGTTAAGAACATTCCGGGATATGCTTCTTCATGATCTGGAAAGCATGTTCGATAGACCGCGTAGTGACTCCTTTTTCGCGCACATGGACCAGACCAAGGCGCTACGGAGCCTGGATCGGCTCATTGTGCTTTGTAGCCTCGCGCTGGTTTTGGTGGTGCTGTTGTCGAACCTTCATTTATCAAGTGAGGCCTGGCGGCATTTAAGACTGTTTCTCCAAAGGCAGCTTACCGTAGCGGGGATGGGTATAGGCTATGGCGATCTGATCACTGCGGGGGTGGTGCTCTGGCTCGCCAATAAGCTTCAGCGTTCACTTGGAACTTTCTTTTCCCGTGGCCGTTCTGCCCGACGCGGCTCGGTAGTCACCTTACTACCTTTAGTTCGTTTGGTCATTGTGGTGATTGGATTCTTGGCGGCCTTAGGAATGCTGGGTTTAGGACTGGATAAGCTTACCGTGATCATCGGAGCCCTGAGCGTTGGAATTGGGCTGGGGCTACAAAACGTCGTCAATAACTTTGTCTCGGGTATTATTCTAATTTTTGAGCGGCCATTCAAGCTTGGGGATTACGTCGAGCTTGCCGATAAAAAAGGTCAGGTGGTTGAGATCGGGATTCGATCCAGTACCCTTGTGGCTGATACCGGGGCTCGGGTGATCATTCCAAATGGCGATCTTTTATCCGGACGGCTGGTTAACTGGACCTTGGCCAATTCCGAGACCTATTTTAACATGTCGCTGTCCGTGGAGGAGCCGGTGGATTTAGCGTCCTGGAAAAAGGAACTGATAGCCTTGGCCAAATCGGAACAAGAGGTGAGTCCAACGGCGCGCGTGCGCATCACCACGACGCAGATCGATGTACAACGTTACCTGCTTTCTATCCAGGTAGCCCTACCTAGTGAGCTGGTCGAGGTATTCCGCGGCAAATATCTTGAAGCGATTAAAAAGTCCGCCAGCGCCAAGGACTTGAAAATTTCCTCAACGGCGTAG
- a CDS encoding DUF4142 domain-containing protein, which produces MFRLASRFKIYPMKYTFFSTLIITSLLFLGSCTSEQRSQASESDSASMELHQGDQGISELQSRGDSTFVMNIARLGLAELAAAELALERVQNPELTHYAADMISAQRRGNAELKALAMDKGIHYPQDLDIEHRKILETLKTKTAEAFNMAYIDISQNHMQQAIGYLQDAAQSLEDNDLRNYATKTHEEFKVLLQKVKDVREQLN; this is translated from the coding sequence GTGTTCAGGTTAGCAAGTAGATTTAAAATATATCCTATGAAGTATACATTCTTTTCGACACTAATAATCACCTCACTCCTATTTTTGGGGAGCTGCACCTCAGAACAGCGCTCTCAGGCATCCGAATCAGATTCAGCCTCCATGGAACTACACCAAGGTGACCAAGGCATTTCCGAGCTTCAATCCCGGGGTGATAGCACCTTTGTGATGAACATTGCACGCCTAGGCCTTGCGGAGCTCGCGGCAGCAGAACTTGCCTTGGAGCGTGTTCAAAACCCTGAGCTAACCCACTATGCAGCCGATATGATCAGTGCACAGCGGCGCGGCAACGCGGAGCTGAAAGCGCTGGCCATGGATAAGGGCATCCACTATCCGCAAGATCTAGATATCGAACATCGAAAGATTCTAGAAACGTTGAAGACCAAAACCGCCGAGGCCTTTAATATGGCCTATATCGACATTAGCCAGAATCACATGCAGCAGGCCATTGGCTACCTACAGGATGCAGCGCAAAGCTTAGAAGATAACGACCTGCGGAACTATGCCACCAAGACTCATGAAGAGTTTAAGGTGCTTTTGCAAAAGGTGAAAGATGTACGTGAGCAGCTCAACTAG
- a CDS encoding RNA polymerase sigma factor — translation MNNLSLHTDHQLLDLIQSGKIHVFTELYNRYWDKLFAVAYNRLQNIEESEECVQDVFCKFWAVRKDFKLKNQSLQNYLAHSVRNQVFTVLSRRYRAQQKNQQLGHQQDIEPLNPERSMMLKELEQQFNAAIDNLPPQCKLVFTLRRREGLSVDEIAEKLHISPNTVKSHLKKANSDLRDNLDLFSLAVLISLVIYR, via the coding sequence ATGAATAACCTAAGCCTCCATACAGACCACCAGCTATTGGATTTGATACAATCCGGTAAAATACATGTATTTACAGAACTATACAATCGTTACTGGGACAAGCTGTTTGCGGTCGCTTACAATAGGCTACAAAATATTGAAGAGTCCGAAGAATGTGTGCAGGATGTTTTCTGCAAATTCTGGGCAGTCCGGAAAGATTTTAAATTGAAGAATCAAAGCCTTCAGAATTATCTCGCGCATTCGGTAAGGAACCAGGTTTTTACGGTACTAAGCAGGAGGTACCGTGCCCAGCAGAAGAACCAGCAGCTGGGACATCAACAGGACATTGAACCGCTAAACCCGGAACGCAGCATGATGCTGAAAGAGCTTGAACAGCAGTTCAACGCCGCCATCGATAACCTCCCCCCGCAATGCAAGTTGGTCTTTACCCTGCGGCGCCGCGAAGGACTGTCCGTGGATGAGATCGCAGAAAAATTACATATTTCCCCAAACACCGTAAAGTCCCACCTAAAGAAAGCTAACAGCGATTTAAGAGACAATTTGGATCTGTTTTCCCTGGCAGTACTGATCTCACTGGTTATCTATCGTTAA
- a CDS encoding PA2169 family four-helix-bundle protein, with protein sequence MNEILECVFILKAYPMEKNLQQIELLRQAITINNDRVAGYQKAIELVQEQHLRELQNLFQQYADQSAEFIAQLNSLLEQLGGEQVDGTKFSGKIFRIWMDVKTSLSTSTMQAVLELCEKGEDEFKNSYKQIHELAAVQHYTDLATLLIHQLSVHQAAHEHIKVLRDQQS encoded by the coding sequence TTGAACGAAATCCTAGAGTGTGTGTTTATTCTAAAAGCATATCCCATGGAAAAGAATTTACAACAAATTGAACTGCTAAGACAGGCCATTACGATTAATAACGATCGAGTAGCAGGCTACCAGAAGGCCATTGAGCTCGTCCAGGAGCAGCATCTTCGCGAGCTGCAGAATCTATTTCAACAATATGCTGATCAATCAGCCGAATTTATCGCGCAGCTGAATTCCTTGCTAGAGCAGTTAGGTGGGGAGCAGGTGGATGGCACGAAGTTTAGCGGAAAGATCTTTCGTATATGGATGGATGTAAAGACCTCGCTCTCCACCTCGACCATGCAGGCCGTTTTAGAGCTGTGTGAAAAGGGCGAAGACGAATTCAAGAATAGTTATAAACAAATCCATGAACTCGCTGCGGTGCAGCACTACACTGACCTTGCAACCTTGTTAATCCATCAGCTGTCTGTGCACCAGGCTGCCCATGAGCATATCAAGGTGCTACGCGATCAACAGTCCTAG
- a CDS encoding SusC/RagA family TonB-linked outer membrane protein, producing MKHKLETMMSKNSLLTLFFLCCCLPFVSGQQISLSGENIPFAKVLDAIRQQTDYTVFGSKLEIQRAKPITIHAVNMDLKKFLEEVTKTEPFKFSIENKMIGLSKIDRAQARPTTARDAAPATLAGRVTRLDSGSPIADATIRILGSSYQTKSNADGAFQIQYPAGLQGQVAEVSVLGMETQRIPLNTSDLGALMVKLTEKKQQIQDVVVTGIFTRRKESFSGAASSYSGDDLRQVSGQNVLQSLNIIDPSFRIVENNAFGSDPNQPLNIEIRGKTSVADLDDSYGTNPNQPLFIIDGFETSMDRIRDLSMDRVGSITILKDATATAMYGSKGANGVVVVETVKPKPGKLGLSYQLRSQFSAADLSDYNLMNAREKLRFELLAGEYGKVDQNEHIIDNIYGKESLYFQRLREVERGVDSYWLNEPLQLAVGQVHDLNVFGGDQAFQYTVGLNKALTPGVMRGSKRDVTDGSVKLIYRVKGFSFSNELNVRFSEASDQQVLFSQFALTNPYYRKYNSLGEVDKFLEYVDGVPTAGRANPLYDLNNNNLDKTANQEIINNFSLDWRILAGLNFRMNIGLLQGRAGHEQFISPHDSRFNEVPLLNKGEYAESNEKIMNYNSMATLTYGKSRNHHTFNLVAGSILNSRHSKTASFRIQGFADDEIINPALAAAYLPSDRPGYRDLNRREVGFLLNTNYGYKLRYLFDANLRVDGSSIYGVNKKFTTIWSVGGAWNLHNEPFMADASSWLGQLKLRASIGNLGNQNFNDYIATAIYAYQTQVSNPFGPALLIQEFGNPNLAWQKTFNRNFGLDFVALRDRIRLTLNQYTKLTDPLLVRMSLPSSNGTSQFSENLGTLVTQGIEADLSIAPILRSDFFWRLGVSATNNKSTFENIGNQLAEFNKNNLNKNMIRYYDGGSPDDLWAVPSLGIDPATGREMFEKLDGEETFVYDNQHERRMGSTRATLDGNFNTSLFYKGFQFQMSFRYRFGGQAFMQTLYHKVENISQGNLGYNQDRRALSDRWQKPGDLAQFKSISDLSYTPMSSRFIQDNNELILQSVSVSYRSQKLRWLERIGAKSFQIGMVSNDLMHLSSIVNERGIDYPFARTVTMNLGLSF from the coding sequence ATGAAACATAAATTAGAAACAATGATGTCCAAAAACAGTCTTTTGACTCTCTTCTTCCTCTGCTGTTGCCTTCCATTTGTATCAGGGCAGCAAATCAGCCTGTCAGGAGAGAACATCCCTTTTGCAAAGGTACTGGATGCTATCCGGCAGCAGACAGATTACACCGTTTTCGGTAGCAAACTAGAGATCCAGCGAGCCAAGCCGATCACGATCCATGCGGTGAATATGGATTTAAAAAAATTTTTGGAAGAGGTAACCAAGACAGAACCATTCAAATTTTCGATCGAGAATAAGATGATCGGTCTTTCCAAGATTGATCGCGCTCAGGCGCGGCCTACCACGGCGCGCGATGCAGCTCCCGCTACCTTAGCGGGCCGTGTGACGCGTCTGGATAGTGGTTCCCCAATTGCAGATGCAACTATCCGGATACTTGGCAGTTCATATCAGACCAAGAGCAACGCTGATGGAGCATTCCAAATTCAGTATCCGGCAGGGCTGCAGGGGCAGGTTGCAGAAGTTTCCGTATTAGGCATGGAGACGCAGAGAATACCCTTGAATACCAGCGACTTGGGTGCGCTTATGGTGAAGTTGACAGAAAAGAAGCAACAGATCCAGGACGTGGTGGTTACCGGGATTTTCACGCGCCGCAAAGAGAGTTTTTCGGGAGCCGCTTCGAGCTATTCGGGAGATGATCTGCGGCAGGTGAGCGGCCAGAATGTCCTTCAGAGCTTGAATATCATCGATCCCTCATTCAGGATTGTCGAGAATAATGCATTCGGTTCGGATCCCAACCAGCCCCTGAACATCGAGATTCGCGGAAAGACCAGCGTAGCGGATTTAGATGATTCCTATGGAACCAATCCAAATCAGCCGTTATTTATCATCGACGGATTCGAGACCTCGATGGACCGTATACGGGATCTTAGCATGGACAGGGTGGGCTCGATAACGATTCTGAAAGATGCCACCGCGACTGCGATGTACGGCTCCAAAGGTGCCAACGGAGTGGTGGTAGTGGAAACCGTCAAGCCCAAGCCCGGGAAATTAGGACTGAGCTATCAGCTACGTTCGCAGTTCAGCGCTGCTGATCTTTCCGATTATAACTTAATGAACGCCAGAGAAAAGCTGCGCTTTGAACTGCTCGCCGGTGAGTATGGAAAAGTCGATCAGAACGAACATATCATCGATAACATTTACGGCAAGGAATCGCTGTATTTTCAAAGGCTCCGCGAGGTCGAACGGGGGGTAGATAGCTATTGGCTGAATGAGCCCCTGCAGCTAGCCGTAGGTCAGGTGCACGATCTGAATGTTTTTGGGGGCGATCAAGCCTTTCAATATACGGTCGGACTGAATAAGGCGCTTACCCCGGGGGTGATGCGTGGCTCCAAAAGAGATGTGACTGACGGTAGCGTAAAACTGATCTACCGTGTTAAGGGGTTTTCTTTCAGCAATGAGTTGAACGTACGTTTTTCCGAAGCCTCAGACCAGCAGGTGCTCTTCAGTCAGTTTGCGCTCACCAACCCCTATTACCGAAAATATAATTCGCTGGGCGAAGTGGATAAATTTTTGGAGTATGTTGACGGGGTACCGACCGCCGGCCGAGCGAACCCCCTCTACGATTTAAACAACAACAATCTGGATAAGACGGCAAACCAGGAGATCATTAATAATTTTAGCCTGGATTGGCGAATACTGGCCGGACTGAACTTTCGCATGAACATTGGACTTCTGCAAGGGCGAGCGGGACATGAACAGTTTATCTCGCCACACGATTCTCGTTTTAATGAGGTCCCTTTGCTCAACAAAGGGGAGTATGCCGAATCAAATGAGAAAATCATGAACTACAACAGTATGGCCACCCTGACTTATGGTAAGAGCCGGAACCACCACACGTTTAATCTGGTCGCCGGATCGATTTTAAACAGCCGACACAGCAAAACAGCGAGTTTTAGGATTCAGGGTTTTGCGGATGATGAAATCATTAACCCCGCGCTCGCCGCTGCCTATCTCCCTTCGGATCGCCCCGGATATAGGGATCTCAACAGGCGTGAAGTCGGCTTTTTATTAAATACGAACTATGGCTATAAACTGCGCTATCTGTTTGATGCGAATCTGCGCGTGGATGGGTCTTCCATTTATGGCGTCAACAAGAAGTTCACCACCATCTGGAGCGTTGGAGGGGCGTGGAACTTGCACAATGAACCCTTCATGGCGGATGCTTCATCGTGGCTCGGTCAGCTAAAACTGCGGGCATCGATAGGGAATCTGGGCAATCAGAATTTTAACGATTATATTGCCACAGCGATTTACGCCTATCAAACCCAGGTCTCCAATCCTTTCGGACCGGCCCTGCTGATTCAGGAGTTTGGCAATCCCAACTTGGCTTGGCAGAAAACGTTCAATCGTAATTTTGGGCTGGACTTCGTCGCCTTACGCGATCGGATACGTTTGACATTAAACCAGTATACCAAGTTAACCGATCCGCTTCTGGTCCGGATGAGCCTTCCTTCCTCCAACGGGACTTCTCAGTTTTCAGAAAACTTAGGGACCCTGGTGACCCAGGGCATCGAGGCCGATTTGAGCATCGCACCGATTCTGCGGTCAGATTTCTTCTGGAGACTAGGGGTGTCGGCGACAAATAATAAGTCAACCTTTGAAAATATAGGGAATCAGCTTGCCGAGTTTAACAAGAACAACCTGAACAAAAATATGATCCGTTATTATGATGGGGGCAGTCCTGACGACCTGTGGGCAGTACCTTCATTAGGCATCGATCCAGCCACGGGAAGGGAAATGTTCGAGAAGCTGGACGGGGAGGAGACCTTTGTGTACGACAACCAGCATGAGAGGAGAATGGGAAGTACCCGAGCGACGCTCGACGGAAATTTCAATACCAGCCTTTTTTATAAAGGATTTCAGTTTCAGATGTCGTTTCGTTACCGCTTTGGAGGGCAGGCTTTTATGCAGACGCTCTACCATAAGGTCGAGAATATCTCGCAGGGCAACCTCGGATATAACCAAGACCGCCGGGCCCTGTCCGATCGCTGGCAAAAGCCAGGTGATTTGGCCCAGTTCAAAAGTATTTCCGACTTATCCTATACGCCGATGAGCTCGCGCTTCATTCAGGACAACAACGAACTGATACTGCAGTCCGTCTCTGTCTCTTACCGGTCTCAAAAGCTGCGGTGGCTGGAGCGTATTGGAGCCAAATCCTTCCAAATCGGGATGGTTTCTAACGACCTGATGCATCTTTCCAGTATCGTCAACGAGCGTGGCATCGATTATCCTTTTGCTAGAACAGTTACGATGAATCTAGGACTCAGCTTTTAA